AAATTAGACAAATCCGCCAATCCATCAGCTCGGATGAGTTAATTCTAGTTATCGATGGACATGAAACGCCATCAGATTTATCGTATATAAAAAAAAATCTGATGGCGAATTTTTCAGCACTTGTCATTGAAGAATTAGTTGGACTCGATCAAATCTATATAGATCTGAAAATTGAAGAAAATCTGGTAATGTTAGCCTGGGACGCAATGGCTGGCATTTCAATTGAGTGTGAGAATTTAGAGCTAAGAGAGAGATTATTCCAACATTTGCAAGATATTTAATCTAAAAATAAAAAGTGAGATAAATCATGGTTGAAACAATCCAATCTCAAGATATCATTCTTGACCAGTTAATTGAAAACTTCGGTCTAGAACGCACTAACGACGATCGATTTTTTCGAGAATGGCAAGATGATTTACCGGAACTGACGGATTTGGAAAAGCAAACACTAGATGAAGTAAAGGCAGACTATCTCCATTTGTCTCGTTATACCATCCTGGAACCGATCGTCAAAATGGTGGTGTTAGGGCCATTGTTGAGATTGGCGGGTTTTTATCGTCCGCCATTTTATATTACGGCTGAAAAGTCGGTGAAAATTTCATCGGAGGATGATGGTATTATTGTAAACGGACGCCTTGACCTCTTAGTTTTTAAGCCTTCTTTTTGGGTACTCGCCATTGAAGCCAAAAGCGTAAAATATTCGGTGGAAGCGGGGATACCGCAAGCATTGGCTTATATGTTGGGTAATCCCAATTCTGAAAAACCTGCCTTTGGTTTTGTGAGCAATGGCCCGGAGTTTAAATTTCTAAAACTTACGAAACAAGGTAAGCCAAAATATGCTGAGTCCTATCCGTTTGCACTTCAGCGGGGAAATGATTTGTATACTGTTGTAAGCGTGTTAAAACGCCTCGCTCAATTGCTTGGCGAATAAGTAAGGGATTCAACAGTTTTTCTTTAAACTGGTAGCACATAATGGTAGGTTGGGTTTTGTTAACAAAACCCAACCTGCCATTATGTGCCAGCTGCGTAAGTCCTAAAAGCATTTCAGTATAATGTTGCTATGGCAAAATTTCTGTTTGTGACAGATCTAGATAATACCCTTGTGGGCGACGATCGATCTCTGGCAGAACTCAACCAGCAGTTGAGCCAACATCGCCAAGAACATGGAACAAAAATCGTTTATGCCACAGGTCGTTCTCTCATTCTCTATCGAGAACTTTTAACTCAAAAAGAATTGTTGGTGCCAGATGCTTTGATTGCGGCGGTGGGAACGGAAATTTATTACAACGCAAGTGAAAGTGACCCAGATCCAGCTTGGGAAAAACAACTTTCTTCAGGGTGGAACCGTGACTTGGTAGTAGCTACAGGTACTAATTTTGTGGATCTTTTACCTCAACCAGCATCCGAACAGCGACCTTTCAAAGTTAGTTATTTTTTGACAGAACAAGCAGCCGAAGAAGTTATCCCGCACTTAGAATCTCTGCTTAAAGAACAGGGGATATACGCTCAGTTAATCTACAGTGGGGGCAAAGATTTAGATATTTTGCCGAGCCAAAGCAATAAAGGTTTGGCGGTAGAGTTTCTGCGCCAGCACTGGGAAATAGACGCAACGCAGACAGTTGTTTGCGGTGATTCTGGAAACGATATTGCTTTATTTAGTGTGGGGGAACCAAGAGGGATTATCGTAGGAAATGCTCAGCCTGAACTCCTCCAGTGGCTGTCAGCCAATCAGGCGGATTATCGGTATTTGGCAAAGGCTGCTTGTGCTGGTGGGATTTTGGAAGGTTTGTACCATTTCGGCTTTTTGCTATAGTGTTTCCATTTGAGATGTAAACAATGGTAGGTTGGGTTAGACGCGGTAATTAACTTAATAATGCTCACAGATACGTCTTTGACCGCGTCGTAACCCAACATTCAGTATAAAATATGTGTTCACGACTCATTTGAAAACGCTATATGATTAGTTATCTAAAAGGAACGGTAGTAGGTTTTCAGAAAAGTAGTAGCGATCGCGTCACTCTAATTCTGGAAGTTAACCAGATTGGCTACGAACTGCAAATCCCACCGCGTTTGGCCCAGAATTTGTCCCCTGTGGGAGAAATCGCCCAAGTTTTCACGCACTTGCAAGTGCGGGAAGATCAGATAAGCTTGTATGGTTTTGCCTCAGCCGCCGAGCGAGATTTGTTTCGCCAGCTGGTAAGTGTGAGTGGAATTGGTGCGGCTTTGGCGATCGCACTTTTAGATACCCTGGGATTGCAAGACTTGGTGCAGGCGATCGTTACTGGCAATATCCGCGCCTTAGCCAAAACTCGCGGTGTCGGTAACAAAACAGCCGAACGCATTGCGCTGGAACTAAAAACCAAACTGGCACAATGGCGACACTTAGCTGGCGTAGCCGGTTCCACCTCAAGTGGCCCAAATCCTGCCATTATCGAAGATGTGGAAATGACGCTACTAGCCTTGGGGTATACCAGCAGCGAGGTAGTGCAGGCGCTCAACGCAGTCAGTCAAGACGGGTTGGTCGCTAAAAGTAAACAGGCA
Above is a window of Argonema galeatum A003/A1 DNA encoding:
- the ruvA gene encoding Holliday junction branch migration protein RuvA, with protein sequence MISYLKGTVVGFQKSSSDRVTLILEVNQIGYELQIPPRLAQNLSPVGEIAQVFTHLQVREDQISLYGFASAAERDLFRQLVSVSGIGAALAIALLDTLGLQDLVQAIVTGNIRALAKTRGVGNKTAERIALELKTKLAQWRHLAGVAGSTSSGPNPAIIEDVEMTLLALGYTSSEVVQALNAVSQDGLVAKSKQAEDWIRAAIAWLSR
- a CDS encoding type I restriction endonuclease → MVETIQSQDIILDQLIENFGLERTNDDRFFREWQDDLPELTDLEKQTLDEVKADYLHLSRYTILEPIVKMVVLGPLLRLAGFYRPPFYITAEKSVKISSEDDGIIVNGRLDLLVFKPSFWVLAIEAKSVKYSVEAGIPQALAYMLGNPNSEKPAFGFVSNGPEFKFLKLTKQGKPKYAESYPFALQRGNDLYTVVSVLKRLAQLLGE
- a CDS encoding sucrose-phosphate phosphatase, whose protein sequence is MAKFLFVTDLDNTLVGDDRSLAELNQQLSQHRQEHGTKIVYATGRSLILYRELLTQKELLVPDALIAAVGTEIYYNASESDPDPAWEKQLSSGWNRDLVVATGTNFVDLLPQPASEQRPFKVSYFLTEQAAEEVIPHLESLLKEQGIYAQLIYSGGKDLDILPSQSNKGLAVEFLRQHWEIDATQTVVCGDSGNDIALFSVGEPRGIIVGNAQPELLQWLSANQADYRYLAKAACAGGILEGLYHFGFLL